Within Runella rosea, the genomic segment ATCTTTTAAAGCGGGTTTTAATTCAGATTTGGCGTTTTACCTGATGGTTGGAGTTATGGCTCAGTTGGTAGATGGTGCGTTGGGCATGGGCTACGGCGCTACGGCAACGTCTTTTTTATTGACCTTAGGCGTTCCTCCAGCGGTAAGTAGCACGAGTGTTCACTTATCAGAGATGTTTACCACGGGCGCTTCGGCCATTTCACACTTCAAATTCAAAAATATCAATAAAAAGCTATTCAAAACTTTATTGATTCCTGGTGTAATCGGTTCAGTAATCGGTGCTTATTTACTTTCAGATGTAATAGATGGCAACGTTATTAAGCCTTTTATCTCGGCTTACATGGTGGTGTTGGGCTGTATTATTGTGAGTAAAGGAATCAAAAAGAATAATGTTAAAAAGCCAACAAAAAGATTAGGTGTTTTAGCCATTTTCGGTGGTTTTATGGATGCCGTTGGTGGGGGAGGTTGGGGTCCGATTGTGACTTCTACGCTCATTGGCCGTGGCCGCGACCCACGCTATACCATTGGTTCGGTCAATGCTGCTGAATTTGCCGTTGCGTTTGCCAGTGGGGTTACATTTCTTCTTTTTGAAGGTATCAATAGTTGGCAGGTTGTATTGGGGTTGATGCTTGGAGGCATGATAGCTGCTCCGCTTGGTGCTTATCTAGTAAATCGAGTGAACCGCCGACCATTGATGGTGATTGTGGGTTTATTGGTGATATTCCTAGGATTAAGGGTTGTATTGAAAGCTATTTTATAGTAAATGTGTAATTTTACGGCCTAGCTCAATTAGGTCATTTAAAAGACTTGGTGTGTTTTCCATATTATTTGGTGTACAAATCGTAAGTCTAAATTCTCAAGAAAAGTATGCAACGTAAGACGAAAGCAATCCGCATCCAAACCAAAAAGACGCAATACCGCGAGCATTCGACGCCATTGTTTCTTACTTCCAGTTTCTCATTTGAGTCGGCTGAGCAAGGCAAGGCGCTCTTTGATGAAACCGAGGAGGGTAATATTTACAGCCGTTTTTCAAACCCCAGTGTTCAGGAGTTTGTCGATAAAGTGTGTATGCTGGAAGGTGCGGAAGATGGTCTTGCTACCGCCACTGGCATGGCGGCGGTATTTGCAAGTATGGCGGGAATTCTCAAGTCGGGGGATCATATCATTGCCTGCCGTGCGTTGTTTGGGTCGGCGCATCAGATTATTACGCAGATTTTTGCGAAGTGGGGTATTACTTATACGTACTTGGATGCCGATGCTTCTGAAGAACAGTGGGAGGCCGCCGTGCAGCCCAATAGCCGGATGGTGTACTTAGAAACCCCATCTAATCCTGGTTTGGAGTTGGTCGATTTGGCTATGATTGGTCGGATTTGTAAAAAACACAACCTGATTTTCAACGTTGACAATTGCTTTGCCACCCCCATCATTCAAACGCCCGCGGATTTTGGTGCAGATTTGATTGTACACTCTGCCACCAAATTTATGGATGGGCAGGGGCGTGTATTGGGAGGAGTTGTGGTTGGAAAAGCTGAATACATTGCCCCGATTCGCTTTTTTTGTCGCCATACTGGCCCTTCTATGTCGCCATTTAATGCGTGGACATTGAGCAAAAGCCTCGAAACGCTTGAATTACGCATGGAGCGCCACAGCCAAAATGCGTTGCGTTTAGCCGAAGCCTTGGAGGCATTGCCCGAAGTGAAAAAAGTAAATTATCCGTATTTGCCAAGCCACGCCCAATATGAGCTTGCCAAAGCGCAAATGAACGCGGGCGGCGCCATTGTGACCATTGAATTGGAAGGTGGTTTTGAACGCGTGAGTGCGTTTATGAAAGCGTTGACTATCCCAACCTTGTCGTCAAACTTGGGCGATACGCGTACCATTATCACCAATCCATTTACGACCACTCACTCCAAACTCAAACCCGACGAAAAAGCGGCTTTGGGTATTACGGAAGGCCTGATTCGTATTTCAGTAGGCTTAGAAGCTGTAGAAGACTTGATTGAAGACTTTACGCAGGCGGCAGTGGTGAGCGCAGAAGTGATTGCGGAGAAGATATAGATAGAAATTAGTTTTCAGATATGAAATTCCCGCTTACAGCAAGCGAATTGACTAATGAGATTTATATTTCAGTAGACAAATACCCTGAAATTGGAGATTTGCGAATTAGACAGTTGATGAAAATTTTATCAAACGTGCCTGATGAACTACTAATTGAGGGTCTAATTAAAGTTTTTGAGAATAATAATAGAAGGGAAACTGAAATTTTAGATCAAGAGTTTGCAGGGCAAATTTTGAAAGAAATTAAACCTAAAACAGATGTTGCCCTTGAAATTATTCTAAAAAAAATTTTAAGCAATTGGAATAAAAGTGTAGAAGAGGTTCCATTTTGGTTTAAAGAAAACTATGGTATAGAAATATGTAGACACACTTTAGAAAGCATTTCCAATGAAGCTGTATTAACTAAAGTTGAAAAAGAGAAATTAGAAACGATGAAGTGGTGGTTAGAAATAAAATAAGTTAGCTGTTGAATTATCGAAATGCTAAAATAAGTTGTTTCTCATTAATTTTATTATCTACACACCCCGCGGCTAAAGCCGCACCCCTCTCAAGAGGGGATTGTCGCTGATTCCCCTCTTGAGAGGGGTGCCCGTAGGGCGGGGTGTGT encodes:
- a CDS encoding sulfite exporter TauE/SafE family protein encodes the protein MTKPPVIPVEKPRDIEDWLWVGIPIALLTIIIGYLIYKHAGSFTLESFKAGFNSDLAFYLMVGVMAQLVDGALGMGYGATATSFLLTLGVPPAVSSTSVHLSEMFTTGASAISHFKFKNINKKLFKTLLIPGVIGSVIGAYLLSDVIDGNVIKPFISAYMVVLGCIIVSKGIKKNNVKKPTKRLGVLAIFGGFMDAVGGGGWGPIVTSTLIGRGRDPRYTIGSVNAAEFAVAFASGVTFLLFEGINSWQVVLGLMLGGMIAAPLGAYLVNRVNRRPLMVIVGLLVIFLGLRVVLKAIL
- a CDS encoding trans-sulfuration enzyme family protein; protein product: MQRKTKAIRIQTKKTQYREHSTPLFLTSSFSFESAEQGKALFDETEEGNIYSRFSNPSVQEFVDKVCMLEGAEDGLATATGMAAVFASMAGILKSGDHIIACRALFGSAHQIITQIFAKWGITYTYLDADASEEQWEAAVQPNSRMVYLETPSNPGLELVDLAMIGRICKKHNLIFNVDNCFATPIIQTPADFGADLIVHSATKFMDGQGRVLGGVVVGKAEYIAPIRFFCRHTGPSMSPFNAWTLSKSLETLELRMERHSQNALRLAEALEALPEVKKVNYPYLPSHAQYELAKAQMNAGGAIVTIELEGGFERVSAFMKALTIPTLSSNLGDTRTIITNPFTTTHSKLKPDEKAALGITEGLIRISVGLEAVEDLIEDFTQAAVVSAEVIAEKI